A region from the Clavibacter sp. A6099 genome encodes:
- the tilS gene encoding tRNA lysidine(34) synthetase TilS, producing the protein MPSERPRLTPAVADLRRAVREALAGLDPSSSGPVLVALSGGADSLALAAAAAFEGPRAGVAAGAVVVDHGLQDGSAAVAERAAEAARDLGLAPVVVTRVRVDRSASGPEAAARAARYSAFDDALRDTGSRALLLAHTLDDQAETVLLGLARGSGAASLHGMAASTPARAADAVYLRPLLGIRAAVTRAACADQGLDPWQDPHNADPAYARVRVRHDVLPVLERELGPGIAEALARTADQLREDDDALEHFAAEMIEEIADHAEAGISLEVASLLAAPPALRHRLIRLAAREEFAAHLSRTHVLEVARLVTDWHGQGPVDLPGVRVVRKDGLIVLSARTTEE; encoded by the coding sequence ATGCCCTCCGAGCGCCCCCGTCTCACCCCCGCCGTCGCGGACCTCAGGCGGGCGGTCCGCGAGGCGCTCGCCGGGCTCGATCCGTCCTCGTCCGGACCCGTCCTCGTCGCCCTCTCCGGGGGCGCCGACTCGCTCGCCCTGGCCGCGGCCGCCGCCTTCGAAGGGCCGCGCGCGGGCGTCGCCGCGGGTGCCGTGGTCGTCGACCACGGCCTGCAGGACGGATCAGCCGCCGTCGCCGAGCGGGCCGCCGAGGCCGCGCGCGACCTCGGACTCGCGCCGGTCGTCGTGACGCGCGTGCGGGTGGACAGGAGCGCATCCGGTCCCGAGGCCGCCGCCCGCGCCGCCCGCTACTCCGCGTTCGACGACGCGCTCCGGGACACCGGATCCCGCGCGCTGCTCCTCGCCCACACCCTCGACGACCAGGCGGAGACCGTGCTGCTCGGGCTCGCGCGGGGATCCGGCGCCGCGAGCCTGCACGGCATGGCCGCGTCGACGCCCGCGCGCGCCGCTGACGCCGTCTACCTGCGTCCGCTGCTCGGGATCCGCGCGGCCGTCACCCGCGCCGCGTGCGCCGACCAGGGCCTCGACCCGTGGCAGGACCCGCACAACGCCGACCCCGCCTACGCCCGCGTCCGCGTCCGCCACGACGTCCTGCCCGTGCTCGAGCGCGAGCTGGGCCCCGGCATCGCCGAGGCCCTCGCGCGCACGGCCGACCAGCTGCGCGAGGACGACGACGCGCTCGAGCACTTCGCCGCCGAGATGATCGAGGAGATCGCCGACCACGCCGAGGCCGGCATCTCCCTCGAGGTCGCGTCGCTCCTGGCCGCGCCGCCCGCGCTGCGGCACCGGCTGATCCGTCTCGCGGCCCGGGAGGAGTTCGCGGCGCACCTCTCGCGGACGCACGTCCTGGAGGTCGCGCGGCTCGTCACCGACTGGCACGGGCAGGGGCCGGTCGACCTGCCGGGCGTTAGGGTCGTACGCAAGGACGGGCTCATCGTCCTCAGCGCCAGGACGACGGAAGAGTGA
- the hpt gene encoding hypoxanthine phosphoribosyltransferase — translation MRSTDIADDLTEVLHTEEEIHGRIAEMCREIERDNPGEELLLVGVLKGAVMVMADLARELELPIHMDWMAVSSYGSGTKSSGVVRILKDLDADLTGRRVLIVEDIIDSGLTLSWLLANLRSRGAASVEVCALLRKPEAAKIAVDVKYVGFEIPDDFVVGYGLDFAERYRNLRDVAILAPHVYS, via the coding sequence ATGAGATCCACCGACATCGCCGACGACCTGACCGAGGTCCTCCACACCGAGGAGGAGATCCACGGCCGCATCGCCGAGATGTGCCGCGAGATCGAGCGCGACAACCCGGGGGAGGAGCTGCTCCTCGTGGGCGTGCTGAAGGGCGCGGTCATGGTCATGGCCGACCTCGCGCGCGAGCTCGAGCTGCCGATCCACATGGACTGGATGGCGGTCAGCTCCTACGGCTCCGGCACCAAGTCGAGCGGCGTCGTCCGCATCCTCAAGGACCTCGACGCCGACCTCACCGGCCGGCGCGTGCTCATCGTCGAGGACATCATCGACTCCGGGCTCACGCTCTCCTGGCTGCTGGCCAACCTGCGCTCGCGCGGCGCGGCGAGCGTCGAGGTGTGCGCCCTGCTGCGCAAGCCCGAGGCCGCGAAGATCGCGGTCGACGTGAAGTACGTGGGCTTCGAGATCCCGGACGACTTCGTGGTCGGCTACGGCCTCGACTTCGCCGAGCG